The region AGCAGAACGAATACGGCCACTCTACTGCTCTTATTCGCGGCATCGCATCTCGATTGCAGTCATTATGCCACAACATTGGCGGATTTGTGGCATACACAACCAGTGACGTCACAAGCGGCTCTGGCTTATCGTCTTCCGCCGCATTTGAGGTCTTAGTTGGTTCGATCTTCAACACACTGTACAATGGCAATGCCATCGACAGCAAAACGCTGGCAAGAACCGGGCAATACGCTGAAAACGAGTATTTTGGTAAGCCGTGCGGACTGTTGGATCAGATGGGCAGCGTTTGCGGCGGCATTGTTGCCATTGATTTCAAAGACACACAATCTCCCATTGTTGAACAAATCAACTTTGACCTTGCAGCAGCAAACTACGCCATGTGCATCACCATGGCAGGCGGCTCACATGCTGAACTGACGGGGCATTATACTGCTATTCCAACCGAAATGAAATCTGTTGCCGCAGCATTGGGGAAATCTGTCTTGCGCGAAGTTTCACCGTGTGATTTTTACGCTAATATCGCTGCCGTCCGCAAGCAATGCGGCGACCGCGCCGTTCTGCGTGCTATACACTTCTTCGCCGATAACGAACGAGTTGATGGGCAGGTCGATGCCCTGAAAAGCGGCAATTTCGACAAGTTTTTGGCGTTGATTAACGAGTCGGGTTATTCATCCTATATGTACTTACAAAATGTATCAACCTATGCTGATAGTGCCGACCAGGAAGTCGCGCTAGCATTGGCGTTGAGCGAGAGTTTGCTGCAAGGCCGCGGCGCAAGCCGTGTACACGGCGGTGGCTTCGCAGGCACCATTCAAGCATTTGTGCCCAATGATTTGGTGGATAGTTATATCACAGGCATGGACGCACTGCTGGGCGCGGGTAGTTGCAAAGCGTTGGCGATTCGTGGGGTCGGCCCTGTGGTTTGGAGGTTGTAACTGCACCAACCGGGTATAGCTTTATGAGGTTACTGGGTGGCAAATCATTTTCATATACCACTTAGCGATGGAAAGCCCTCCACAACTTAGTTCTTGTCATTGCATTTTTCCTCCTTTCATTTAAGACACAGCTACTGTATCTTTGATGTTGACATTTGTCAAAATGCGCCCCACTGCGCCAGCAGGCTCCGCACCTCGCGCCTCGTTTTAACGCGCAAGAACGGTTTGTCTGAGTATTTCTTATGCAAAGCCATCACTGTTTTTTTCTTTGTTTTTGGGTATTCCCATATCCATTTGCAGAATGTCAAAAACTCTTTGCTAAACACGCCCCGCTCTTTGAGGTACTCCGGCAAGTCGGAACGCTTTTTGCCAACTCTCTTCGCCACCGACAGCATACACACAAAGCGGTTTATATCTAAAAATATGACCACCTCTGCCGCCGCAAACCGCAATTCTATTGTGCTGCCATAATTGCCATCAATAATCCACCGTTCGCCGCTGATAAGCTCTCGTTGATGCACAATCCATTCTGCTCCGGGCGTTTTCTCCCTCCCATCCGGGCTTCCAAAACTCGACGTCCAAATGGTGCAACGGATAGCCCGTCAATGCGGCAATTTTCTTAGAAAGCCAACTCTTGCCACTACCGGGACTGCCAACAATGGCAATTTTCTTATAATCTTGTATGTTCATAAGAATACTCATATGTCCGATTATCCACCCGCACCGTCACGTGCTTGCTTCCCAACATCCGCGTAAAACAAAGCACATTGTCGGTGCAGTCATGATACTCAATGCCGCCCTCTTGCAGTGCGGCATTTTTGTTGCGCAATTCGCCCAATTCGCGGTGCCATGCAATCAGCTCGTTATCCTCGCGACCCCACGGATATGTACGGCGATTGAGCGGATCTTCATAGCCCTCACTGCCGGCTTCGTCGCCGTAATACAAGCACGGCGAGCCCGGGAAACAATACAAGATTAATGTCGCAATTTTCAACCGTTTGATTGCCAATTCGCGTTGCTGCGGCGATAATTTCACATCAGCGCGTTCAGCTTTGGTTGCGTGATATGCTGTCGGGTCACTGCCCAGCACAGTCAGAATGCGTGGTGTATCATGTGTACCGAGTGCGTTCATGAGGTTATAGTAAGCAAAGCGCGGGTAATTTTCGCGCAAACATTCCATATCGGCAACAAAGTCATGCGCAGAGCCGCCCAGCACATAGGCAAGCAAGGCGTTGCGCAAGGGGTAGTTCATCACACCGTCAAGTTCATCGCCCCAAAAGTAGCGGCGACGCACACTGTATGCGATTTTATTGCTTGCATCTTCCCAAACTTCGCCGATGACGACAGCATCTTTTTTCTCCGTCTGCGCTGAGCGGCGCAACTGTGCAACAAAGTCGTCCGGCACTTCGTCAACAACATCTAACCGCCAGCCTGATGCGCCTAAATTCAACCATTTTCGCACAACGGAATCTTTGCCATCAAGTAGAAATTTTCGTAGATCAGGGTTGTTGACATTGAGTTTGGGTAAAATCAAAATGCCCCACCAGCTGGCATATTCGTCCGGCCAGTTGTCAAAGTGAAACCAATCAAAATAACGCGAGTCTTTCGACTGATATGCGCCGACTTCGTCGTAATTGCTATAGCCGTTGAAGTAGCGGCTGTCATAGCCAGCGTGATTGAATACGCCGTCGAGCATGACGCGTATACCCCTTGTTTCGCAGACCTTACAGAGTTCTTGAAAGTCGTCCTCATCACCCAACAGAGGGTCTATTTTAAGATAATCGCCCGTGTCGTAGCGATGATTGGATGCCGCCTCAAAAATTGGACTGAGAAAAATAGTCTTCACACCCAGCGATTCGATATAGTCCAGTTTTTCCAAAATGCCGGCAAGATTGCCGCCAAAGAAATCATTGTTTAGCACAATGCCCTCTTCGGTAGGGGCGAATGTTGGGGTGGCGTTCCAGTTTGTATGGAGGGTGCGGGGAAAATCACCCGCCGGTGCGACGTTTCCTTGCGCAAACCTATCTGCGAAAATATGATATGTTAAGCCCTTGCCATACCAATCCGGCATATATGCTTTGCCATCGTAAACCGTGAGCTGATAGCCAACCGGCAAATCTGACAAACAGCCCTCGCCGCCCTTGCAATGCGCTTGTTGCCCATAGAAAAGAGGAGGGTTTATCCCACGCTCAATGCGAAAATGATACCACACCAGCCCCAAAATGCCATTTGTAGACAGACTGCCGACATATACATCGCGGTCTCGTTTATGTTCCTGCCATTCGAGCTGAATTTCGAAAACTTCGCCACTTTCTTCAATTTCAGCAACAAGCATAACGCGCAACGCCCCCCAAATTCGCGGCGGCATAAAAGTAATATCCATCGCCGTGCCACGCGGCAATGCACCAAAGGGACGCCGATATCCGGCGTCCCTCGAATGAAAGATAGGTAGATCAAGCATTAACGAACTTCTCCGCCCGGCGGAATACTTGCGGGCGCTTCAACGAGTTTCACCTTATCGCCCTCCTCGGCACAGAGAATCATACCTTGCGACTCTACCCCGCGCAGTTTGACAGCTTTGAGGTTTTTAACAACTATCACGCGCTTGCCGACAACTTCGTCGGGTTGATAATACGCCGCAATGCCCGACACAACTTGCCGCCGCTCGCCATTGCCCATATCCAGTTCCAAGCGCAACAGTCGGTCTGATTTTTTGACGGGTTCGCATACCAACACCTCGGCAACGCGTAGGTCGATTTTAGCAAAATCGTCGATGGTGATTTCCGGCGAATCCTCGGTCGCCCGCGGAACATCGGGGACGATGTCCCCTACGGATGCAATAACCCCCAACGGCGACATATCGGTTGCCACATCAATGCGTGGGAATAACGCCTCGCCGGGCCGGACGATGAACTTTATTGGGCTTGTGTTACCAAAGGCAACCAACTCAATTTGTTCAAATATTTTTTTTGATGTTTTAGGCATAAAAGGCTCAATTCGAGAACCAACAACACATAAAGCCTCACACAACGATGCCAATACAACTGCCAACTCGTCTTTTTTACTCTCATCTTTGCCCAAAATCCAAGGTTGCGTTTCGTCAATGTACTTGTTCATGCGTCCGATCAATCTCCACACTTCCACCATAGCAGCGGGAATGTTGAAGGCATCCATTTGCGAACAATATGCAATGTTGATTTCTTTGATAAATTCTGCAATTTCCGGATCAACTTGCCCAGCTACTTTGCCCCCCAAATACTTTACCGTCATCGCCACCGTGCGTGACAGCAAATTGCCCAAATCGTTTGCCAAATCACCGTTGTACCGCTCGACAAACCGTCTGTGCGAAAAGTCACCGTCCTGCCCGGCGGGAATTTCACGCAACAGAAAATAGCGCAAGGCATCAACGCCATATTTTTCGGTATACATACGCGGGTAAACAACATTGCCGAATGATTTACTCATTTTTTGCCCCTCGGCCGTCCACCAGCCGTGACCGTAAACCTGCTTTGGCAATGGCAGGCCCAACGCCATCAATGTTGCCGGCCAAATCAGCGTATGAAAACGCACAATTTCCTTGCCAACAAGATGCACATCGGCCGGCCAATAACGTGTGTTATCCTCTTGCTCGTTAAAAAAACCCAGCCCCGAGATATAATTGGGCAGTGCGTCAATCCAAACGTAAATGACGTGCGCGGGATCAAACGGCACTTTGACGCCCCAATCGAAAGCCGTGCGCGATACGCAGAGGTCTTCCAACCCCGGTTTGAGGAAGTTGTTGAGCATTTCATTGCGGCGACTTGCAGGTTGAATGAAGTCAGGATTTGCCTCGATATGATCGATGAGCCGTTGTGTATATTTGCTCATGCGGAAGAAATAATTTTCTTCGGTCGAGCGGGCAACACTGCGCTTGCAATCGGGGCAAGTGCTGTTGTCTAACTGTGAATCAGACCAAAATGATTCGCAGGGCGTGCAGTACCAGCCTTCGTAAACGCCTTTATAGATGTCGCCCTGGTCATATAGTATCTGAAAAATCGCCTGCACGGTCTTCTCATGATAGTCGTCGGTGGTGCGCACGAATTTGTCATAAGAAATGCCGAGCAGCGTCCATAAGTCCTTAGCATTATCAACAAGACCGTCAACAAACTGCTTGGGCGAAAGTCCGGCCTCTTGCGCCGCAATTTGGACTTTTTGGCCATGCTCATCCGTACCTGTTAAAAACATGACATCAAAGCCCTGCATACGTTTATAACGCGCCATGGCATCACAAATGAGTGAAGGATAGGCGTTGCCGATGTGAAATTCACCGGATGTGTAGTAGGCAGGCGTAGTGATATAGTAGGTTTTCATGGACAACCCCCCGAAATTTTATATCTTAAGTCTACTACATTTAGCCTCATTTTGTCAAACGAGGCGGATTGACTAAACTCTCACTTCTATAATATAACTATCATTGCATAAGATGAACCTTTTGCCCGTGCAATTCGTTTATACTTATGAAAACGTTTTCATAATAATCAATCAAGCAGGAGGTAAGGATATGGATGCCGCAACATTTGAGCGATTGTATGCCGAGTGTTTCAGTGCTTTGCAACGATTTTGCTATTTTAAGCTGCCGAGCAAAGCTGACGGCGACGATGTGTTACAAAATGTCGCGCTGGCAGCATGGTCGCACCGCGAAGCGGTATGGAGTCAAGAAGCATTCAAGCCATGGGTGCTAAAAATCGCAACAAATAAAATCCGCGATTTCTACCGTAAACATGCCAAGCAACTTGATTTTCCGTGGGACGAAGTGACGGAGCTGTCATTGAGCAGCTCGCAGTTTTGGCATGACCGTTAGAGAGTTAGTACACGAAACACTCGACGGCCTCGTCAATACTGACAAACAAATGTTGACATTGTTTTATTTACATGGTCTGCCACAAATCGATATCGCACACAAGCTCGGTATACCACTCGGCACGGTCAAAAGCCGTTTGTATGCGGCGAAACAACGATTCAAGTCCTCTTATCCTTACCCGCCTGTATTAAAAGGAGAAAAAACAATGAGAAAACTACCCAAAATGTTGCCCGAATACACAATTACGCCAACCGCCAAACCACCGTTTGAATGCAAATGGGAGGAAATGATGGGCTGGTTCCTCATACCACGCCTGGGCGAAAAACTCTCGTGGGCCATGTATGATTGGCCGGAGCGTGAGCGCACCGAAACATATACACTAGAAGTCACCGGCCGCGCAAGGGTGCATGGCGTTGACGGTGTAGAAATTGTTGTCCATGAACAACGTGGCGGCGAACATGAAGGGCATGGTGAGAGCCGAGATATTATCAGAACATTTGTAACGCAGCTGACCGATACACATTGCCGTATTTTGGCGGCACGGCATCTCGACGGCGAAGTCAAACAATACTTCACGTTCTTAGACGGCGACGCGTTTCTAGGCAATTGGGGCTTTGGTGAAGACAATTGCGGCAATGAAATCAACCTAAAAGCCAAGGGTACCATCAGACGCAACGGCAATCAAATCACAACGGAAAAACAAGGCGACTTGCTGGATGTTGCAGGTAGATATACCGTTACAATTGGCGGCAAAACATATGATTGTATTTGCGTTTTGGATGTGAATACTTATGTCATGGGTGGCTTAGCGGAATATTTTATTGACGCAAACGGTCGCACAGTCTTATGGCGGCGATTTAACCGTAACGACTGGAAGCTTGAATACTATGGGCAGTTATGGAGCAAGAAATTGCCTGATAACGAGCAGCTGACTGTCAATGGCGAAATATATGTGCATTGGTATGACTGTATTACAGACTATATTCTATAAACTACAAGGGGCGGCAAAATTGACCGCCCTTATGTACGCTTCAATCGCCAATGCGTATACCAATCGCGCCTATCCTCACGTACAAAGCCGCATCCTTGCAATACATTCTGGCTGTTGATATTGCGCCGTTTCGTTTGCGCCATAATAACGTCGATGCGAGGGTCATTGACAAAGGCATAGCGGCACAACGCCTTAACGGCTTCGCTCATGTAACCGTGACCTTGGTACGTCACGCGCAAGGCGTAACCAATCTCTGCCATCCCCTCAATCGGCAGGCCTTTGAAACCGCA is a window of Oscillospiraceae bacterium DNA encoding:
- a CDS encoding GNAT family N-acetyltransferase, producing MHHTITTQRLTLIAATAEELRAAARKPKKLPQIMGKCTPLNDDLRYYRNKGGIYDAKADLLDIYPEEWLLCTAWQLCLDGMLIGECGFKGLPIEGMAEIGYALRVTYQGHGYMSEAVKALCRYAFVNDPRIDVIMAQTKRRNINSQNVLQGCGFVREDRRDWYTHWRLKRT
- a CDS encoding RNA polymerase sigma factor, yielding MDAATFERLYAECFSALQRFCYFKLPSKADGDDVLQNVALAAWSHREAVWSQEAFKPWVLKIATNKIRDFYRKHAKQLDFPWDEVTELSLSSSQFWHDR
- a CDS encoding galactokinase codes for the protein MATLREWKKAFENGQFDKKIQALYGNLSDGQRERYIDALDQFKAFYGDRDNIIIVTAPGRTEIGGNHTDHNHGKVLTGAVNLDVLAIVSAHEQPLIRIQSKGHAENRVDLGDLSIQQNEYGHSTALIRGIASRLQSLCHNIGGFVAYTTSDVTSGSGLSSSAAFEVLVGSIFNTLYNGNAIDSKTLARTGQYAENEYFGKPCGLLDQMGSVCGGIVAIDFKDTQSPIVEQINFDLAAANYAMCITMAGGSHAELTGHYTAIPTEMKSVAAALGKSVLREVSPCDFYANIAAVRKQCGDRAVLRAIHFFADNERVDGQVDALKSGNFDKFLALINESGYSSYMYLQNVSTYADSADQEVALALALSESLLQGRGASRVHGGGFAGTIQAFVPNDLVDSYITGMDALLGAGSCKALAIRGVGPVVWRL
- a CDS encoding glycoside hydrolase family 13 protein; protein product: MLDLPIFHSRDAGYRRPFGALPRGTAMDITFMPPRIWGALRVMLVAEIEESGEVFEIQLEWQEHKRDRDVYVGSLSTNGILGLVWYHFRIERGINPPLFYGQQAHCKGGEGCLSDLPVGYQLTVYDGKAYMPDWYGKGLTYHIFADRFAQGNVAPAGDFPRTLHTNWNATPTFAPTEEGIVLNNDFFGGNLAGILEKLDYIESLGVKTIFLSPIFEAASNHRYDTGDYLKIDPLLGDEDDFQELCKVCETRGIRVMLDGVFNHAGYDSRYFNGYSNYDEVGAYQSKDSRYFDWFHFDNWPDEYASWWGILILPKLNVNNPDLRKFLLDGKDSVVRKWLNLGASGWRLDVVDEVPDDFVAQLRRSAQTEKKDAVVIGEVWEDASNKIAYSVRRRYFWGDELDGVMNYPLRNALLAYVLGGSAHDFVADMECLRENYPRFAYYNLMNALGTHDTPRILTVLGSDPTAYHATKAERADVKLSPQQRELAIKRLKIATLILYCFPGSPCLYYGDEAGSEGYEDPLNRRTYPWGREDNELIAWHRELGELRNKNAALQEGGIEYHDCTDNVLCFTRMLGSKHVTVRVDNRTYEYSYEHTRL
- the metG gene encoding methionine--tRNA ligase; the protein is MKTYYITTPAYYTSGEFHIGNAYPSLICDAMARYKRMQGFDVMFLTGTDEHGQKVQIAAQEAGLSPKQFVDGLVDNAKDLWTLLGISYDKFVRTTDDYHEKTVQAIFQILYDQGDIYKGVYEGWYCTPCESFWSDSQLDNSTCPDCKRSVARSTEENYFFRMSKYTQRLIDHIEANPDFIQPASRRNEMLNNFLKPGLEDLCVSRTAFDWGVKVPFDPAHVIYVWIDALPNYISGLGFFNEQEDNTRYWPADVHLVGKEIVRFHTLIWPATLMALGLPLPKQVYGHGWWTAEGQKMSKSFGNVVYPRMYTEKYGVDALRYFLLREIPAGQDGDFSHRRFVERYNGDLANDLGNLLSRTVAMTVKYLGGKVAGQVDPEIAEFIKEINIAYCSQMDAFNIPAAMVEVWRLIGRMNKYIDETQPWILGKDESKKDELAVVLASLCEALCVVGSRIEPFMPKTSKKIFEQIELVAFGNTSPIKFIVRPGEALFPRIDVATDMSPLGVIASVGDIVPDVPRATEDSPEITIDDFAKIDLRVAEVLVCEPVKKSDRLLRLELDMGNGERRQVVSGIAAYYQPDEVVGKRVIVVKNLKAVKLRGVESQGMILCAEEGDKVKLVEAPASIPPGGEVR